The proteins below are encoded in one region of Paralysiella testudinis:
- a CDS encoding OmpA family protein, whose protein sequence is MYKDDEDNSQRLGLMVTGIITAAVVAAVVGFAVWGNSGDSSNSNTASVAASETVAVDGDRVVVENGVVKFYFATGSSNLAAGANEALADVVSGVAQGKKAVVSGFHDSTGNAQVNEEVSKQRALAVRDALTALGVAADKIELRKPEVTEGSGNNAEARRVEVVLE, encoded by the coding sequence ATGTACAAAGACGATGAAGACAACAGCCAACGCCTGGGCTTGATGGTTACCGGCATCATCACCGCCGCCGTGGTGGCTGCCGTGGTGGGCTTTGCCGTATGGGGCAACAGCGGCGATAGCAGCAACAGCAACACGGCCAGCGTGGCCGCCAGCGAAACCGTGGCCGTTGATGGCGACCGCGTGGTGGTGGAAAACGGCGTGGTTAAATTCTACTTTGCCACCGGCTCCAGCAACTTGGCTGCCGGTGCCAACGAAGCGCTGGCCGATGTAGTAAGCGGCGTGGCGCAAGGCAAAAAAGCCGTGGTATCGGGCTTTCACGACAGCACCGGCAATGCCCAAGTAAACGAAGAAGTATCTAAACAACGTGCATTGGCCGTGCGTGACGCCCTCACCGCCTTGGGCGTGGCGGCAGACAAAATCGAGCTGCGCAAGCCCGAAGTTACCGAAGGCAGCGGCAACAATGCCGAAGCCCGCCGTGTGGAAGTGGTGTTGGAATAA